One Halocalculus aciditolerans DNA segment encodes these proteins:
- a CDS encoding heavy metal translocating P-type ATPase: MTTCTLCDLDTPDPPITDPDVDGAFCCRGCLSVYRALGDVDPDAVDGEDIAAPADDADVPEDADTAFLSVDGMHCTACEAFVEATAADHDGVYAADASYATEMLKVDYDDSALDEADLPDLVKRMGYRAAVPDVGTDASEEERFGRDEIRTVLGLGSMMVVMTLYAFFLYPSYLGIYPDSFLRESATRLMVFLPMPIVSTFALFVVGFPILRGAYVSLSSGRPNMDVLIAGGALAAWGYSMLVVAAGGTEVYFDVSTAIVGVVTLGDFLETRVKRRAVGRLGDLDFGRVREVTVRDRAGTHAVDLESVEPGDEFVVKRGDRIPLDGEVVDGDAAVDESLLTGEAAPRAVSPGDDVVGGTVPTDGRLVVRAGPDATSTYDRLLGQLWNLQSSNTRAQRLADTVAALFVPFVLGLAALTAAGWFLYAGSVEQAVVTGVSVLVVSCPCSFGLATPLAVAAGVDRAAEDGIVVTHAPAIESLPDVDVVALDKTGTLTTGEMTVTDVAAADPERVLRYAAAVERDASHPIADATVDAAEARGIDDALPEPSEFTEHPRGAEAVVDGHRVLVGHPALFGDDWTLPAEYSEAIDAAVDAGGLASVVGWGGEVRGVLTVSDTPRDGWQDAVERFATASGGSDSSTDSGHRGSDRPVVVVTGDDQTSLAAFDDHPAIADVFTGVLPEAKAAVVERLRAKHGAVAFVGDGTNDAPALAAADLGIAFASGTELASEAADATIVDGGLAGVERLFDHAETVKERVRSNIVWALGYNVITLPLAVAGLINPLWAAVAMAGSSIIVVLNSSRD; this comes from the coding sequence ATGACCACCTGCACACTCTGCGACCTCGACACGCCCGACCCGCCGATCACGGACCCGGACGTCGACGGCGCGTTCTGCTGTCGCGGCTGCCTTTCAGTCTACCGCGCCCTCGGCGACGTCGACCCCGACGCAGTCGACGGGGAGGACATCGCAGCGCCCGCTGACGACGCGGACGTTCCGGAGGACGCGGACACGGCCTTCCTGAGCGTCGACGGGATGCACTGCACGGCCTGCGAGGCGTTCGTCGAAGCGACCGCCGCCGACCACGACGGCGTCTACGCCGCCGACGCCTCCTACGCCACCGAGATGCTGAAAGTCGACTACGACGACTCGGCGCTCGACGAGGCCGACCTCCCCGACCTCGTGAAGCGCATGGGCTACCGCGCCGCGGTTCCCGACGTCGGCACGGACGCGAGCGAGGAGGAGCGCTTCGGCCGCGACGAGATCCGCACCGTCCTCGGCCTCGGTTCGATGATGGTCGTCATGACGCTCTACGCCTTCTTCCTCTACCCGTCCTACCTCGGCATCTACCCCGACTCCTTCCTCCGGGAGTCCGCCACCCGCCTGATGGTCTTCCTCCCGATGCCCATCGTCAGCACGTTCGCGCTCTTCGTCGTCGGCTTCCCCATCCTCCGCGGCGCGTACGTCAGCCTCAGCTCGGGGAGACCGAACATGGACGTCCTCATCGCCGGCGGCGCGCTCGCCGCCTGGGGCTACTCCATGCTCGTCGTCGCCGCCGGCGGCACCGAAGTCTACTTCGACGTCTCCACCGCCATCGTCGGCGTCGTCACCCTCGGCGACTTCCTCGAAACCCGCGTGAAACGCCGCGCCGTCGGCCGCCTCGGCGACCTCGACTTCGGGCGAGTCCGAGAAGTCACCGTCCGCGACCGCGCCGGCACCCACGCCGTCGACCTCGAATCCGTGGAACCCGGCGACGAGTTCGTCGTCAAACGCGGCGACCGCATCCCCCTCGACGGCGAAGTCGTCGACGGTGACGCCGCCGTCGACGAATCCCTCCTCACCGGTGAGGCCGCGCCGCGCGCCGTCTCCCCCGGCGACGACGTCGTCGGCGGGACCGTCCCGACTGACGGTCGCCTCGTCGTCCGCGCCGGCCCCGACGCCACCAGCACCTACGACCGGCTCCTCGGCCAGCTCTGGAACCTCCAATCCAGTAACACCCGCGCGCAACGCCTCGCCGACACCGTCGCCGCCCTCTTCGTTCCGTTCGTTCTCGGCCTCGCCGCCCTCACCGCCGCCGGCTGGTTCCTCTACGCCGGCTCCGTCGAACAGGCCGTCGTCACGGGCGTCAGCGTCCTCGTCGTCTCCTGTCCCTGCTCCTTCGGACTCGCGACCCCGCTCGCCGTCGCCGCCGGCGTCGACCGCGCCGCCGAAGACGGCATCGTCGTCACCCACGCCCCCGCCATCGAATCCCTCCCCGACGTCGACGTCGTCGCCCTCGACAAGACCGGCACCCTCACGACCGGCGAGATGACCGTCACCGACGTCGCCGCCGCTGACCCCGAGCGCGTCCTCCGGTACGCCGCCGCCGTCGAACGCGACGCCAGCCACCCCATCGCCGACGCCACCGTCGACGCCGCCGAAGCGCGAGGCATCGACGACGCCCTCCCCGAGCCCTCCGAGTTCACCGAACACCCCCGCGGCGCGGAAGCAGTCGTCGACGGCCACCGCGTCCTCGTCGGCCACCCCGCGCTCTTCGGCGACGACTGGACGCTCCCCGCGGAGTATTCAGAGGCCATTGACGCCGCCGTCGACGCCGGCGGGCTCGCCTCCGTCGTCGGCTGGGGCGGGGAAGTCCGGGGTGTCCTCACCGTCAGCGACACGCCGCGCGACGGCTGGCAGGACGCCGTCGAGCGCTTCGCGACCGCGTCCGGCGGCAGTGATTCATCTACCGACTCGGGCCACCGCGGGTCCGACCGCCCCGTCGTCGTCGTCACCGGCGACGACCAGACCTCCCTCGCCGCCTTCGACGACCACCCCGCCATCGCGGACGTCTTCACCGGCGTCCTCCCCGAAGCCAAAGCCGCCGTCGTCGAACGCCTCCGCGCGAAACACGGCGCGGTCGCCTTCGTCGGCGACGGCACGAACGACGCCCCCGCGCTCGCCGCCGCCGACCTCGGCATCGCCTTCGCGTCCGGGACCGAACTCGCCTCCGAAGCCGCCGACGCGACCATCGTGGACGGCGGCCTCGCCGGCGTCGAACGCCTCTTCGACCACGCCGAAACCGTCAAAGAACGCGTCCGCTCCAACATCGTCTGGGCGCTCGGCTACAACGTCATCACCCTCCCGCTCGCCGTCGCCGGCCTCATCAACCCGCTCTGGGCCGCCGTCGCCATGGCCGGCTCCAGCATCATCGTCGTCCTCAACTCCAGTCGCGACTAA
- a CDS encoding sulfite exporter TauE/SafE family protein, which translates to MPGQPLELAAFFVVGLLGGAHCLGMCGPLVSTYAGRMSTDSGPPTWFELRQHALFNLGRTASYAAVGALMGFLGSAVYVAAGYAALGDTIRGVFGVLVGGFILAVGVVRVAGGSAHSLLPEGPGGALFSRVSGWAVERMDDFVDSPKIALLGTVHAVLPCPLLYPAFVYAFAQGDPAAGALNLAVLGVGTIPAMFLLGTVMGTVSATRRQAVERALGVVFVLLAFVPLLMGFRLLGVPVPMIPLPYSPL; encoded by the coding sequence ATGCCAGGTCAGCCACTCGAACTCGCCGCGTTCTTCGTCGTCGGCCTGCTCGGGGGCGCGCACTGCCTCGGGATGTGCGGCCCGCTCGTGTCGACGTACGCGGGGCGAATGTCGACTGATTCGGGGCCGCCGACGTGGTTCGAACTCCGCCAGCACGCGCTCTTCAACCTCGGGCGCACCGCGAGTTACGCCGCCGTCGGCGCGCTCATGGGCTTCCTCGGGAGCGCCGTGTACGTCGCCGCGGGCTACGCGGCGCTCGGCGACACCATCAGGGGCGTCTTCGGCGTGCTCGTCGGCGGCTTCATCCTCGCCGTCGGCGTCGTCCGCGTCGCCGGCGGGAGCGCCCACTCCCTCCTCCCGGAGGGGCCGGGCGGCGCGCTCTTCTCGCGCGTCTCCGGCTGGGCGGTCGAACGCATGGACGACTTCGTCGACAGCCCGAAAATCGCGCTCCTCGGGACGGTTCACGCCGTCCTCCCCTGCCCGCTCCTCTACCCGGCGTTCGTCTACGCGTTCGCGCAGGGCGACCCCGCGGCGGGCGCGTTGAACCTCGCCGTGCTCGGCGTCGGCACGATTCCCGCGATGTTCCTCCTCGGCACCGTGATGGGCACCGTCTCCGCGACGCGCCGACAGGCCGTCGAGCGCGCGCTCGGCGTCGTCTTCGTCCTGCTCGCGTTCGTCCCGCTCCTCATGGGGTTCCGCCTCCTCGGCGTCCCCGTTCCGATGATTCCGCTCCCGTACTCACCGCTATGA
- a CDS encoding acyl-CoA dehydrogenase, translated as MDFSLSAEQRQIQEMVSEFVDEEVKPRAAEIDETDEFPRDLVDDLGELGLMGMPFPEEYDGAGLDYHSYALALAEIARGSGGLGTVVAAHTSLAGNMVYHYGSDEQKQTYLAPMNTGEDVGAFALSEPGAGSDVPAMETTAEKDGDEYVVNGGKLWISNGSVADTVTVFAKTDPDAGSRGISSFVVRPDEDDGFHVEGTEDKLGDKGCPTAELRFDDVRIPESRLLGEEGEGFKQALETLNGGRITIAARSIGLAKAARDDALAYAQDREQFDQPISDFQAIQHKLADMDTKIQAAELLMHKAADLKIRGEDFVKEAAQAKLYASEISREVTNEGIQIHGGYGYTTDFDVERYYRDAKLNEIYEGTSEVLRNTIARQLLD; from the coding sequence ATGGATTTCAGTCTCTCCGCGGAGCAGCGCCAGATTCAGGAGATGGTGTCGGAGTTCGTGGACGAGGAGGTGAAGCCGCGGGCGGCGGAGATCGACGAGACGGACGAGTTCCCCCGCGACCTCGTCGACGACCTCGGGGAGCTGGGGCTGATGGGGATGCCGTTCCCTGAGGAGTACGACGGGGCGGGGCTCGACTACCACTCGTACGCGCTGGCGCTCGCGGAAATCGCGCGGGGGAGCGGCGGGCTCGGGACCGTCGTCGCCGCGCACACGAGCCTGGCGGGGAACATGGTCTACCACTACGGGAGTGACGAACAGAAGCAGACGTATCTCGCGCCGATGAACACGGGCGAGGACGTCGGGGCGTTCGCGCTCTCCGAGCCGGGCGCGGGGAGCGACGTGCCGGCGATGGAGACGACCGCCGAGAAGGATGGCGACGAGTACGTCGTGAACGGCGGGAAGCTGTGGATTTCGAACGGGAGCGTCGCGGACACGGTGACGGTGTTCGCGAAGACCGACCCGGACGCGGGAAGCAGGGGCATCTCCTCGTTCGTCGTGCGCCCCGACGAGGACGACGGCTTCCACGTCGAGGGGACGGAGGACAAACTCGGGGACAAGGGGTGTCCGACGGCCGAACTCCGCTTCGACGACGTGCGGATTCCCGAGAGCCGGTTACTCGGCGAGGAGGGCGAGGGGTTCAAGCAGGCGCTGGAGACGCTGAACGGCGGGCGCATCACCATCGCGGCGCGCTCCATCGGCCTCGCGAAGGCCGCGCGCGACGACGCCCTCGCGTACGCGCAGGACCGCGAGCAGTTCGACCAGCCCATCAGCGACTTCCAGGCCATCCAGCACAAGCTCGCGGACATGGACACGAAGATTCAGGCCGCAGAGCTCCTGATGCACAAGGCCGCCGACCTGAAAATCAGGGGGGAAGACTTCGTCAAGGAGGCCGCGCAGGCGAAGCTCTACGCGAGCGAAATCTCGCGGGAAGTCACGAACGAGGGCATCCAGATTCACGGCGGCTACGGCTACACGACGGATTTCGACGTCGAGCGCTACTACCGCGACGCCAAGCTGAACGAGATCTACGAGGGCACGAGCGAAGTGCTCCGGAACACCATCGCCCGCCAGCTCCTCGACTGA
- a CDS encoding LOG family protein — translation MDALCVYCGSSPGADPAYVEAARELGGALAERDIALVYGGGSVGMMGAVADAVVDGGGDAYGVIPEALDDKEHAHPGLTELDVVESMHARKARMAERADGFAALPGGFGTLEEIVEVVTWAQLGFHANPCGFLNVEGYFDDLLAFFDHQTDEGFIADDHRDMVLVADTVPELLDDFDAYRSPVTESYVDDIEQT, via the coding sequence ATGGATGCGCTCTGCGTGTACTGCGGGTCGAGTCCCGGCGCGGACCCGGCGTACGTCGAGGCGGCGCGCGAACTGGGCGGCGCGCTCGCCGAGCGGGATATCGCGCTCGTCTACGGCGGCGGGAGCGTCGGAATGATGGGCGCGGTCGCGGACGCTGTCGTCGACGGCGGCGGCGACGCCTACGGCGTCATCCCCGAAGCGCTCGACGACAAAGAGCACGCCCATCCGGGCCTCACCGAACTCGACGTCGTCGAATCGATGCACGCCCGGAAAGCCCGGATGGCCGAACGCGCCGACGGCTTCGCCGCCCTCCCCGGCGGCTTCGGCACGCTCGAAGAAATCGTCGAAGTCGTCACGTGGGCGCAACTCGGCTTCCACGCGAACCCCTGTGGCTTCCTCAACGTCGAGGGCTACTTCGACGACCTCCTCGCCTTCTTCGACCACCAGACCGACGAGGGCTTCATCGCCGACGACCACCGCGACATGGTCCTCGTCGCCGACACCGTTCCCGAACTCCTCGACGACTTCGACGCTTACCGCTCACCCGTCACCGAATCCTACGTCGACGACATCGAACAGACCTAA
- a CDS encoding DUF7111 family protein, with protein MSDAETADANGITARYYETAEERVLEFEGERATAAIAQNREGYAMLKVRPTADGDELERYYGFDMALDHAAELLGVSPNDLPVPEAAADMGM; from the coding sequence ATGTCTGACGCGGAGACCGCGGACGCGAACGGTATCACGGCGCGTTACTACGAGACGGCGGAGGAACGCGTGTTAGAGTTCGAGGGGGAGCGCGCGACGGCGGCAATCGCGCAGAACCGCGAGGGGTACGCGATGCTCAAAGTCCGGCCGACCGCCGACGGCGACGAGCTCGAACGCTACTACGGGTTCGATATGGCGCTCGACCACGCGGCGGAGCTGCTCGGCGTCTCGCCGAACGACCTCCCGGTTCCCGAGGCCGCCGCCGACATGGGGATGTAG
- a CDS encoding thiolase domain-containing protein: MTNVRVAGVGLTHFGSHPERTSRDLFAEAGAVALEDAGVPREDVESVFYGNFMGEVAEHQGHTGPLAAEALGVRAPATRYESACASSGVALRQAVKDVRNGEADVLVVGGAERMSHVGTDETTEGLAIAADDLYEVRAGLTFPGAYGLMARAYFEEHGGSREDLAHIAVKNHANAVGNEHAQYQKEITVEQALDSPTVASPLHLYDACPITDGASAAVLVSDDYADEHDLDAPVAVTGTGQGGDMMALQDRASMAASPAADDAAAEAYDDAGIDADDVDLAEVHDCFTIAEVLAVESLGFAERGDGITAAREGETRKDGRIPVNLSGGLKAKGHPVGATGVSQLAEVTSLLRGDHHNSDAVSGARVGVAHNAGGTVASATVHVLEVLD; encoded by the coding sequence ATGACGAACGTTCGTGTTGCCGGCGTGGGGCTGACGCACTTCGGGAGTCACCCGGAGCGCACCAGCCGAGACCTGTTCGCGGAGGCGGGAGCCGTCGCACTGGAGGACGCGGGAGTGCCGCGAGAAGACGTCGAGAGCGTCTTCTACGGGAACTTCATGGGTGAAGTCGCAGAGCACCAAGGACATACGGGCCCGCTCGCCGCGGAGGCGCTCGGCGTGCGCGCGCCGGCGACGCGCTACGAGTCGGCGTGTGCGTCTTCCGGCGTGGCGCTCCGACAGGCAGTGAAAGACGTGCGGAACGGCGAGGCGGACGTGCTCGTCGTCGGCGGCGCAGAGCGCATGAGTCACGTCGGCACGGACGAGACGACGGAGGGGCTCGCCATCGCCGCGGACGACCTCTACGAGGTCCGCGCGGGCCTCACCTTCCCCGGCGCGTACGGCCTGATGGCGCGCGCGTACTTCGAGGAGCACGGCGGGAGTCGGGAGGACCTCGCGCACATCGCGGTGAAGAACCACGCGAACGCCGTCGGGAACGAGCACGCGCAGTACCAGAAGGAAATCACGGTCGAGCAGGCGCTCGACTCGCCGACCGTCGCCTCCCCGCTCCACCTCTACGACGCCTGCCCCATCACGGACGGCGCGAGCGCGGCCGTGCTCGTGAGCGACGACTACGCCGACGAACACGACCTCGACGCGCCCGTCGCCGTCACCGGGACGGGGCAGGGCGGGGACATGATGGCGCTCCAGGACCGCGCGTCGATGGCGGCGTCGCCCGCCGCGGACGACGCGGCCGCGGAAGCCTACGACGACGCCGGCATCGACGCCGACGACGTCGACCTCGCCGAAGTCCACGACTGTTTTACTATTGCCGAAGTCCTCGCCGTCGAATCACTCGGGTTCGCCGAGCGCGGCGACGGCATCACCGCCGCCCGCGAGGGCGAGACGAGGAAGGACGGCCGAATCCCCGTGAACCTCTCCGGCGGGCTGAAGGCCAAGGGCCACCCGGTCGGCGCGACGGGCGTGAGCCAGCTCGCCGAAGTGACGAGCCTCCTCCGCGGCGACCACCACAACAGTGACGCCGTCTCCGGGGCGCGTGTCGGCGTCGCGCACAACGCCGGCGGCACGGTCGCGTCTGCCACCGTCCACGTGCTGGAGGTGCTCGACTGA
- a CDS encoding Zn-ribbon domain-containing OB-fold protein, with protein sequence MARDAGYDDFLDALADGTGYYLACENDHGSLPPRRVCPRCGGDLREEPLPETGDVASYTEVHVATPSFVDDAPYVTAVVDFGPVNLTGILRGVDADDVETGMTVTVGVDGGASAEGEAGGDGGETGDAETERSVVFEPR encoded by the coding sequence ATGGCGCGGGACGCCGGCTACGACGACTTCCTCGACGCGCTCGCGGACGGCACAGGCTACTACCTCGCCTGCGAGAACGACCACGGAAGCCTGCCGCCGCGCCGCGTCTGCCCGCGCTGCGGCGGCGACCTCCGCGAGGAACCCCTCCCGGAGACGGGCGACGTCGCCTCGTACACGGAGGTTCACGTGGCGACGCCGTCGTTCGTCGACGACGCCCCCTACGTGACTGCGGTCGTCGACTTCGGTCCGGTGAACCTCACCGGCATCCTGCGTGGCGTCGACGCGGACGACGTCGAGACGGGCATGACTGTCACTGTCGGCGTCGACGGCGGCGCGAGCGCAGAAGGCGAAGCGGGCGGGGACGGGGGAGAGACAGGAGACGCAGAGACGGAGCGGTCAGTCGTCTTCGAGCCGCGGTAG
- a CDS encoding alpha/beta fold hydrolase — translation MNLRNALAATAGGLAATGVANRLLERRAGHLGPPLDGRQRVHRWRGFDVAYTEAGDADDPDVLLLHGLSPAASAHEFRGVFDALSERYHVVAPDLPGFGRSDRPDVTYDAERYVQFVGDFADAVVENPTVLASGLTGAYAAMAAGRGGDDAAGGAAVDRLCLVCPTADTAVDRPWLESVLRTPVVGHGLFNALVSKPALEYLDQRDDYYHPQDVGAGVVEYQWRTAHQAGAQYAPAALFGGRLDPVVDLGSELAAVDCPVTLVWGREARTPPLAAGRTLAEDADARLVVLDESRRRPHAEHPEIVLEALAADLPRLEDD, via the coding sequence ATGAACCTCCGGAACGCGCTCGCCGCGACGGCGGGCGGACTCGCCGCGACGGGCGTCGCGAACCGACTGCTCGAACGCCGCGCCGGCCATCTCGGCCCGCCGCTCGACGGCCGCCAGCGCGTCCACCGCTGGCGCGGGTTCGACGTCGCGTACACCGAAGCCGGCGACGCTGACGACCCCGACGTCCTCCTCCTCCACGGCCTCTCGCCTGCGGCGTCCGCCCACGAGTTCCGCGGCGTCTTCGACGCGTTGAGCGAGCGCTACCACGTCGTCGCTCCCGACCTCCCCGGGTTCGGCCGGAGCGACCGCCCGGACGTCACCTACGACGCGGAGCGCTACGTCCAGTTCGTCGGCGACTTCGCCGACGCCGTCGTCGAGAACCCCACCGTCCTCGCGTCCGGTCTCACCGGCGCGTACGCCGCGATGGCCGCGGGACGGGGCGGCGACGACGCCGCGGGCGGCGCGGCCGTCGACCGCCTCTGTCTCGTCTGCCCGACCGCCGACACCGCCGTCGACCGGCCGTGGCTCGAATCCGTCCTCCGAACGCCCGTCGTCGGCCACGGACTGTTCAACGCCCTCGTCTCGAAGCCCGCACTGGAGTATCTCGACCAGCGCGACGACTACTACCACCCGCAGGACGTCGGCGCGGGCGTCGTCGAGTACCAGTGGCGGACCGCTCATCAGGCCGGCGCGCAGTACGCGCCCGCCGCCCTCTTCGGCGGCCGCCTCGACCCCGTCGTCGACCTCGGGAGCGAACTCGCGGCCGTCGACTGTCCCGTCACCCTCGTCTGGGGGCGCGAAGCGCGAACGCCGCCGCTCGCCGCCGGCCGCACGCTCGCAGAGGACGCCGACGCCCGACTCGTCGTCCTCGACGAATCCCGACGCCGCCCGCACGCAGAACACCCCGAAATCGTCCTCGAAGCGCTCGCCGCCGACCTACCGCGGCTCGAAGACGACTGA
- the meaB gene encoding methylmalonyl Co-A mutase-associated GTPase MeaB — translation MADADPELIDDLLAGKHRALARVITKIENRSEGYRDLVSALYAHTGTADVIGITGSPGAGKSTLVDKLAKRYRDRGETVGVIAVDPSSPFSGGAVLGDRIRMASNVGDMDVFFRSMSARGSLGGLSTATGDAVRALDAFGKDKVIIETVGAGQNEIDIVRTADTVAVLVPPSSGDDVQMLKAGILEIGDVFVVNKADLAGSDKTVQELRGMLEMRESEGPDDWEPEIVETVAKTDEGVAGLVETFDDHAAWLDETGEREARERRRTAEEIRRLLRNDLSRLAERELERKGGIEEFVDSVVARETDPYSVVDDLLDPFEAVTDESDGRHND, via the coding sequence ATGGCTGACGCGGACCCCGAACTCATCGACGACCTGCTCGCCGGGAAGCACAGAGCGCTCGCGCGCGTCATCACGAAAATCGAGAACCGAAGCGAGGGCTACCGCGACCTCGTCTCCGCGCTCTACGCGCACACCGGGACCGCCGACGTCATCGGCATCACCGGCAGCCCGGGCGCTGGGAAATCCACGCTCGTGGACAAACTCGCAAAGCGCTACCGCGACCGCGGCGAGACGGTCGGCGTCATCGCCGTCGACCCCTCGAGTCCCTTCTCCGGCGGCGCGGTGCTCGGCGACCGCATCCGCATGGCGTCGAACGTCGGCGACATGGACGTCTTCTTCCGATCGATGAGCGCGCGCGGCAGCCTCGGCGGGCTCTCCACCGCCACCGGCGACGCCGTCCGCGCGCTCGACGCCTTCGGCAAGGACAAAGTCATCATCGAGACCGTCGGCGCGGGCCAGAACGAGATCGACATCGTCCGCACCGCCGACACCGTCGCCGTCCTCGTCCCGCCCAGCAGCGGCGACGACGTCCAGATGCTCAAAGCCGGCATCCTCGAAATCGGCGACGTCTTCGTCGTGAACAAAGCCGACCTCGCCGGGAGCGATAAGACGGTGCAGGAGCTCCGCGGGATGCTGGAGATGCGCGAGTCGGAGGGCCCCGACGACTGGGAGCCCGAAATCGTCGAGACGGTGGCGAAGACCGACGAGGGCGTCGCGGGGCTCGTGGAGACGTTCGACGACCACGCGGCGTGGCTCGACGAGACTGGCGAGCGCGAGGCGCGCGAGCGCCGGCGGACGGCCGAGGAGATCCGCCGCCTCCTCCGGAACGACCTCTCCCGGCTCGCCGAGCGCGAACTCGAACGCAAGGGCGGCATCGAGGAGTTCGTGGATTCCGTCGTCGCGCGCGAGACCGACCCGTACTCGGTCGTCGACGACCTCCTCGACCCCTTCGAAGCCGTCACCGACGAGTCCGACGGCCGTCACAACGACTAA
- a CDS encoding cobalamin B12-binding domain-containing protein — MSDSDRKIRCLVAKVGLDGHDRGAHVISRAFRDAGFEVIYSGLHKSPDEIVQAAVQEDVDVVGISILSGAHNTLVPKVMAGLEEYGALHDTLVLVGGIIPEEDRERLEDAGVDGIFGPGTPMEETIEFVRNNVKPR; from the coding sequence ATGAGCGACTCCGACCGGAAGATCCGCTGTCTCGTCGCGAAGGTCGGCCTCGACGGCCACGACCGCGGCGCACACGTCATCTCCCGTGCGTTCCGCGACGCGGGCTTCGAAGTCATCTACTCCGGCCTCCACAAATCCCCGGACGAAATCGTCCAGGCGGCGGTGCAAGAGGACGTCGACGTCGTCGGCATCTCCATCCTCTCCGGCGCGCACAACACGCTCGTCCCGAAAGTCATGGCGGGCCTCGAGGAGTACGGCGCGCTCCACGACACGCTCGTCCTCGTCGGCGGCATCATCCCCGAAGAGGACCGCGAGCGCCTCGAAGACGCCGGCGTCGACGGCATCTTCGGGCCGGGCACGCCGATGGAAGAGACTATCGAGTTCGTCCGCAACAACGTGAAACCACGCTAG
- a CDS encoding universal stress protein, whose translation MYDSVLVPTDGSAVADQAVEHAMHIAKQNDAELHVVHVVDPDAIPVSANAGRVEDELTDAGERILEDVRDRAVGKGLYVETELLLGTPHVEILDYVDDHEIDLVVMGTHGRGGVSRLLLGSTTERVVRSARVPVLTVHLDEEPGEQ comes from the coding sequence ATGTACGACTCTGTCCTCGTACCGACCGACGGGAGCGCGGTCGCCGACCAGGCCGTCGAGCACGCGATGCACATCGCGAAGCAGAACGACGCGGAACTACACGTGGTGCACGTCGTCGACCCGGACGCCATCCCGGTGTCGGCGAACGCCGGCCGCGTCGAGGACGAACTCACGGACGCCGGCGAGCGCATCCTCGAAGACGTCCGTGACCGCGCGGTCGGGAAGGGGCTCTACGTCGAGACGGAACTCCTCCTCGGTACGCCGCACGTCGAGATTCTCGACTACGTCGACGACCACGAGATCGACCTGGTCGTGATGGGGACGCACGGGAGGGGTGGCGTTAGCCGCCTCCTCCTCGGGAGTACGACGGAGCGCGTCGTCCGGAGCGCACGCGTTCCCGTGCTCACTGTGCATCTGGACGAGGAACCCGGCGAACAGTAG